A region of uncultured Carboxylicivirga sp. DNA encodes the following proteins:
- a CDS encoding FKBP-type peptidyl-prolyl cis-trans isomerase, with the protein MEKVSYALGVSLAKNFKSSGIESLDYAQLAKGLEAAFEGKATEMTEAEANDILQKFFGELQHKQHAATIQAGKDFLAENAKKEGVVTLESGLQYEVITEGNGSKPSAADQVECHYHGTLIDGTVFDSSVQRGTPATFPVSGVIQGWVEALQLMPVGSKWRLFIPSELAYGERGAGQHIGPHTTLVFEVELLGIK; encoded by the coding sequence ATGGAAAAAGTAAGTTATGCATTAGGTGTAAGCCTGGCAAAAAATTTCAAGTCATCGGGTATTGAGAGTTTAGACTATGCACAATTAGCAAAAGGATTGGAAGCAGCTTTTGAAGGTAAAGCAACTGAAATGACTGAGGCTGAAGCAAACGATATATTGCAAAAATTCTTTGGAGAATTACAACATAAGCAACATGCTGCCACTATTCAGGCAGGTAAAGACTTTTTAGCAGAAAATGCTAAGAAAGAAGGCGTGGTAACTTTGGAAAGTGGTCTTCAATACGAAGTTATTACAGAAGGTAACGGTTCTAAACCATCCGCAGCTGATCAGGTTGAATGTCATTACCATGGTACTTTAATTGACGGTACAGTGTTCGATAGTTCAGTGCAACGTGGTACACCTGCAACCTTCCCGGTAAGTGGAGTAATTCAGGGGTGGGTTGAAGCGCTTCAGTTGATGCCTGTAGGAAGTAAATGGCGTTTGTTTATTCCATCTGAATTAGCTTATGGTGAGCGCGGTGCTGGTCAGCATATCGGTCCTCATACAACACTTGTTTTTGAAGTTGAGCTTTTAGGAATTAAATAA
- a CDS encoding family 20 glycosylhydrolase, protein MLKNSLILILLSLVLISCSEKETNEVMIIPFPQQVEQLVGEFEMTKETQLYVNDSSLTSIAQILIDKIESTSQFKLSISEKYPEKNYVAFVIDSDIECEEEGYFLEVNSTGAQIKAKTAAGVFYGMQTLLQMLPAEVESQKFVQHMEWIVPLVKIKDAPRFKWRGMHLDVCRHFIPVENIKKHLDIMAMVKLNTFHWHLTEDQGWRIEIKQYPKLTEIGSKRIEGEGYEYGGFYTQDEIKEIVAYAAERFITVVPEIELPGHALAALTAYPEYSCTGGPFKVRNVWGVEPDVYCAGKEETFTFLENIITEVVELFPSPYFHIGGDECPKDRWKECALCQKRINAEGLKDEHELQSYFVKRIEKILLKHGKKMIGWDEILEGGLAESAAVMSWRGEEGGIEAANQGHDVVMTPGNWCYLDHYQGDNRVEPVAIGGYTSLKEVYGYDPVPKDIAEHKKHHILGTQGNVWTEYMYTPELVEYRVYPRIIALAEVNWSAKEQRNYDSFLVRLDNLHPRMDMHDINYHIPLPEGPVDRMVFTDNIKVEFSNTRDLDMVYTTNGSDPQVHSNVYMKPLIFADSKTIKIATVLKTGKMSRVRTIHLEKTNYVQAVEPESTDSGLVEKYAKGYFLNTAELDRIENWDENINLMKPVKGYKRDGHDEAYASVFTGYMDVPEDGIYEFASNLDQFFIAGELLIDNNGEVKRYSRNNSTIALRKGKHPVKLVYLNNIMGGWPQAWNGPKVQFRLWGEKEFITASGGIYSH, encoded by the coding sequence ATGCTTAAGAATTCCTTAATTCTGATTTTGCTTTCACTCGTATTGATTTCATGCTCAGAAAAAGAAACCAATGAAGTGATGATCATTCCTTTTCCACAACAAGTGGAACAATTAGTGGGGGAATTTGAAATGACCAAAGAAACACAATTGTATGTCAATGATTCAAGTTTGACTTCCATTGCACAAATTCTTATTGATAAGATTGAAAGTACTTCTCAGTTTAAATTATCTATATCTGAAAAATATCCTGAGAAGAATTATGTGGCTTTTGTTATCGACTCTGACATTGAATGTGAAGAAGAAGGTTATTTTCTGGAAGTAAATTCAACCGGAGCACAGATAAAAGCTAAGACAGCCGCTGGTGTGTTCTATGGTATGCAAACACTTTTACAAATGTTGCCGGCTGAAGTGGAGAGTCAGAAGTTTGTGCAACATATGGAGTGGATTGTGCCATTAGTGAAAATTAAAGATGCTCCACGGTTTAAATGGCGTGGAATGCATCTGGATGTTTGTCGTCATTTTATCCCGGTTGAGAATATTAAAAAGCATCTGGATATTATGGCCATGGTTAAACTGAATACCTTTCACTGGCATCTGACTGAAGATCAGGGGTGGCGCATTGAAATTAAGCAATATCCGAAACTGACTGAAATAGGTTCAAAAAGGATAGAAGGAGAAGGGTATGAATATGGAGGTTTTTATACTCAAGACGAGATAAAGGAGATTGTTGCTTATGCCGCGGAACGTTTTATTACTGTTGTTCCCGAGATTGAACTTCCCGGTCATGCTTTGGCTGCTTTAACTGCTTATCCAGAGTATTCGTGTACAGGCGGACCTTTTAAAGTGCGTAATGTGTGGGGTGTTGAGCCCGATGTATATTGTGCCGGCAAAGAAGAAACTTTTACCTTTCTCGAAAATATCATTACTGAAGTGGTTGAACTTTTCCCGTCACCTTATTTCCATATTGGGGGTGATGAATGTCCAAAGGATCGATGGAAAGAGTGTGCTCTTTGTCAGAAACGCATTAATGCAGAAGGCTTAAAGGATGAGCATGAGTTACAAAGTTATTTTGTCAAACGCATTGAGAAAATACTTTTAAAACATGGTAAGAAAATGATTGGCTGGGACGAGATTCTTGAAGGAGGGCTTGCTGAATCAGCTGCAGTAATGTCTTGGAGAGGTGAAGAAGGTGGTATCGAAGCAGCTAATCAGGGACATGATGTGGTAATGACACCGGGTAACTGGTGTTATCTTGACCATTACCAGGGCGATAACAGGGTTGAGCCGGTGGCTATTGGAGGTTATACCTCACTGAAAGAAGTGTATGGCTATGATCCGGTTCCCAAAGATATAGCTGAACATAAAAAACATCATATTTTAGGAACGCAGGGTAATGTATGGACGGAATATATGTATACCCCTGAATTGGTGGAGTACAGAGTATATCCGCGAATTATTGCTTTGGCCGAAGTGAACTGGAGTGCAAAAGAACAACGAAACTATGATAGTTTCCTTGTTCGGTTGGACAACCTGCACCCGAGAATGGATATGCATGATATTAATTATCATATTCCATTACCGGAAGGACCGGTTGATAGAATGGTGTTTACTGATAATATAAAAGTTGAGTTTTCGAATACCCGGGATTTGGATATGGTTTATACAACAAATGGATCAGATCCACAGGTACATTCAAATGTGTATATGAAGCCACTGATCTTTGCCGATAGTAAAACAATAAAGATTGCGACAGTATTGAAGACAGGAAAAATGAGTCGGGTAAGAACCATTCATTTAGAGAAAACAAATTACGTGCAGGCTGTTGAGCCTGAATCAACCGATTCTGGATTGGTAGAAAAATACGCAAAAGGATATTTCTTAAATACTGCAGAGTTGGATAGGATTGAAAATTGGGACGAAAACATCAACCTGATGAAACCTGTAAAGGGGTATAAGCGTGATGGACATGACGAAGCTTATGCTTCTGTTTTTACGGGTTATATGGATGTGCCAGAAGATGGAATATATGAGTTCGCAAGCAATCTTGACCAGTTTTTTATCGCCGGAGAATTATTGATTGATAATAATGGAGAAGTAAAACGATATTCACGAAATAACTCGACCATTGCATTACGTAAGGGTAAGCATCCGGTGAAATTGGTTTACCTGAATAATATAATGGGTGGTTGGCCCCAAGCCTGGAATGGACCAAAAGTGCAGTTTCGTTTATGGGGTGAAAAAGAATTTATTACTGCATCAGGTGGAATTTATAGTCATTAA
- the era gene encoding GTPase Era, whose product MTHKAGFVNIVGNPNVGKSTLSNELVGERLSIITSKAQTTRHRIFGIVNQPEYQIVFSDTPGVLKPNYKLQESMLRFSKSALADADVILYVTDTFEKPDKNDDFLGAVQKTNIPVLLVINKIDLVDQEKLDGIVDFWREQLPNAEIFPMSALHKFNISNLKDRIIELLPDSPPFFDKESLTDKPEKFFITEIIREKILIQYKKEIPYSVEVEVEEFKEGPDRVDIRAVIHVARDSQKGIIIGHKGVKLKWVGIESRKDIEAFLKKKVMLTTYVKVSKDWRDKETFLRGHGYDLK is encoded by the coding sequence ATGACACATAAGGCAGGCTTCGTAAATATTGTTGGAAACCCGAATGTTGGAAAATCTACATTGTCGAATGAGTTGGTTGGAGAACGCTTGTCGATTATCACATCTAAAGCTCAAACCACACGTCATCGAATATTTGGGATTGTAAATCAACCCGAATATCAAATTGTATTTTCAGATACTCCGGGCGTACTGAAACCCAACTATAAGTTACAGGAGTCGATGCTTCGCTTCTCAAAATCGGCGCTGGCTGATGCTGATGTTATACTTTATGTAACCGATACATTTGAGAAGCCGGATAAGAATGATGACTTTTTGGGTGCTGTACAAAAAACAAATATCCCTGTTTTATTGGTAATTAATAAAATTGATCTGGTTGATCAGGAGAAACTGGATGGCATTGTTGATTTCTGGAGAGAACAACTACCCAATGCAGAAATCTTTCCCATGTCGGCATTACATAAATTCAATATTTCGAATCTTAAAGATCGCATCATAGAATTGTTGCCCGATTCACCTCCTTTCTTCGACAAGGAATCATTGACTGATAAGCCTGAGAAATTTTTTATCACTGAGATCATTCGTGAAAAAATATTAATCCAGTACAAAAAAGAGATTCCATATTCAGTGGAAGTAGAAGTGGAAGAATTCAAGGAAGGGCCCGACAGAGTCGACATTCGCGCTGTGATTCATGTGGCACGCGATTCTCAAAAAGGAATTATCATTGGCCATAAGGGAGTTAAGCTAAAATGGGTAGGCATTGAGTCTCGTAAAGACATAGAAGCATTTTTGAAAAAGAAAGTAATGCTAACAACCTATGTTAAAGTATCAAAGGACTGGAGAGATAAAGAAACTTTTTTAAGAGGACACGGGTACGATTTGAAGTAA
- the der gene encoding ribosome biogenesis GTPase Der, with amino-acid sequence MGNIVAIVGRPNVGKSTLFNRLTGTRQAIVNEEAGVTRDRLYGKAIWNGVEFSVIDTGGFATNSDDIFEEEIRKQVLIAIDEADVIVFVVDVLTGVTDYDEGVAEILRRTQKPVLVVVNKVDNHDRIAESSYFYSLGLEELFPISSVNGAGTGEFLDRLIEVFPKENTQEEELELPRFTIVGRPNAGKSSILNAFIGEERNIVTPISGTTRDSIYTRYNKFGHDFYLVDTAGVRKKNRVHEDLEFYSVMRAIRAIENSDVCMLMIDATRGFEGQDQKIFHLIQRNRKGIVVLVNKWDLVEKDTHTTKKFEEQIRSEMAPFTDFPIVFTSALTKQRIHKAIEKAIEVYNNRNLKIPTSQLNEILLAEIEKNPPPSIKGKFIKIKYITQLPTQSPAFAFFCNLPQYVKEPYKRFLENKIRQYWNFNGLQVQIFMRKK; translated from the coding sequence ATGGGAAATATAGTTGCAATTGTTGGAAGACCAAACGTAGGTAAGTCAACGCTATTCAATAGATTAACAGGTACACGCCAGGCTATCGTTAACGAAGAAGCCGGAGTTACCCGCGACCGTTTATATGGGAAAGCCATCTGGAACGGTGTGGAATTTTCAGTGATTGATACTGGTGGTTTTGCTACCAATTCCGATGATATTTTTGAAGAAGAAATACGCAAACAGGTATTAATTGCCATTGACGAAGCAGATGTTATTGTTTTTGTGGTTGATGTTCTGACCGGAGTTACCGATTATGACGAAGGTGTTGCTGAAATATTGCGACGCACACAAAAGCCTGTTTTAGTTGTTGTTAATAAAGTTGATAACCACGATCGAATTGCCGAATCGAGTTATTTTTATTCTTTAGGTCTGGAAGAGCTATTCCCTATTTCGTCTGTTAACGGCGCCGGAACAGGTGAATTTCTGGATCGCCTTATTGAAGTTTTTCCAAAAGAAAACACTCAGGAAGAAGAGCTGGAACTGCCACGTTTCACTATAGTTGGTCGTCCTAATGCAGGTAAATCTTCTATTCTGAATGCTTTTATTGGTGAAGAACGTAACATTGTTACCCCAATATCCGGAACTACACGTGATTCAATTTACACCCGATACAATAAATTCGGCCACGACTTTTATTTGGTTGATACTGCCGGTGTACGTAAGAAAAACCGTGTACATGAAGATCTGGAATTTTATTCTGTGATGCGTGCCATCAGAGCCATCGAAAATTCAGATGTTTGTATGTTAATGATTGATGCTACCCGTGGTTTCGAAGGGCAGGATCAAAAAATATTCCATTTGATACAGCGTAACCGAAAAGGAATTGTTGTATTGGTTAACAAATGGGACCTGGTTGAAAAAGATACTCATACAACTAAAAAGTTTGAAGAGCAGATCAGAAGTGAGATGGCTCCTTTCACTGACTTTCCAATTGTATTTACTTCAGCATTAACCAAACAGCGAATCCATAAGGCTATTGAGAAAGCTATTGAAGTATACAATAACAGAAATCTTAAGATTCCAACTTCCCAATTGAACGAGATTTTACTTGCCGAGATTGAAAAGAATCCGCCTCCATCAATCAAAGGAAAATTCATTAAAATCAAGTACATAACACAGCTACCAACACAATCACCTGCATTTGCATTCTTCTGTAATTTACCGCAGTATGTGAAGGAGCCTTACAAACGTTTTCTTGAAAATAAAATAAGACAGTACTGGAATTTTAACGGTTTACAGGTTCAGATTTTCATGCGTAAAAAATAG
- a CDS encoding putative porin: MHRIQLKYPLLILLLLVVFSSYAQERPEGRPQMGGQIDPDQQQQNTGSIEPDIRAWHLTDDYTFADTTAVDTLTNGFQIFNPIYRKSIANAHLGNMNTAYQSMIFEDREYKYGNLFFNSFLAYMPDVDEMYFYNTKTPYINITYNFGGPKRRSEERVKAMYTQNVNKALNVGASYSLSSSIGQYSSQKAEVDNAQFFTSYDGEKYSFQGAYIYSKLKTLESGGIDNDAQNGDFNEIDASSVITRFTSAEKNLTKKKIFFNQSFDIGKITLTDKDSVQTILPVGTAFHTFEFEQNKMEYSIPDLENYYSITNPFYPNINSDTLQTKDSVRINSIRNIFQIKFNEEANSLFKFGLRAFITNDISFYRFPKKPTDYTIDDSDYIPEYINTDTTLVTTALGGQIFKNLGKNFWWNAGLKLYFQGYRAGDSEITGEMNSSFRVLKDTAGFFANGGIFLTEPELFETTYYSNHLEWNKDFGKKKTIQFKGGIRIPTKQLELSAGGYLMNNYIYWNSDGTPNQSDGLIQVFHGNVKKLFKLGNIRIDNDLAFQYSSNENIIPLPAIALYNSTYYQNTLFKVLHFQIGFDVRYFTQYYAPFYMPATGQFTIQKEEKVGDYPWVDAFLNFQLKRARVYIKYDHVNQGYPNKPFYTTYNYPGNPRVMKFGVSWNFYD; this comes from the coding sequence ATGCATCGTATTCAACTGAAATACCCTCTTCTGATTCTATTATTGTTGGTTGTTTTTTCATCTTATGCACAGGAGCGGCCAGAAGGAAGACCTCAGATGGGTGGCCAGATAGATCCTGATCAACAACAGCAAAATACTGGTTCCATCGAACCTGATATTAGAGCCTGGCATCTGACAGACGATTACACTTTTGCTGATACTACAGCTGTTGATACACTTACCAATGGTTTTCAGATCTTCAACCCTATTTATCGTAAAAGCATAGCCAATGCTCATTTAGGCAATATGAATACAGCCTATCAGTCAATGATATTTGAAGACCGGGAGTATAAGTACGGGAATTTATTTTTCAATTCGTTCCTTGCCTACATGCCCGATGTTGATGAGATGTATTTTTACAATACTAAAACTCCCTATATCAATATCACTTATAATTTTGGTGGTCCAAAACGACGTTCTGAAGAACGAGTTAAAGCTATGTACACCCAAAATGTGAATAAAGCACTAAATGTTGGTGCCAGCTATTCATTATCCTCATCTATTGGTCAGTATTCCTCTCAAAAAGCAGAAGTTGATAATGCACAGTTCTTTACCAGTTATGATGGTGAGAAATATAGTTTTCAGGGAGCATATATTTACTCTAAACTTAAAACCTTAGAAAGTGGTGGAATTGACAACGATGCTCAAAACGGAGATTTTAACGAAATAGATGCATCGTCAGTTATTACGCGATTCACATCTGCTGAAAAAAACCTGACTAAAAAGAAGATATTTTTTAACCAATCTTTTGATATCGGAAAAATCACATTAACCGATAAAGATTCAGTTCAAACTATTTTACCTGTCGGAACTGCTTTTCACACCTTTGAATTTGAGCAGAATAAAATGGAGTATAGCATTCCTGATCTGGAAAATTATTATTCCATAACAAATCCTTTTTATCCAAATATAAATAGCGACACACTTCAAACTAAGGATAGTGTTCGAATTAATTCTATTCGTAACATTTTCCAGATTAAGTTTAACGAAGAAGCAAACTCATTATTTAAATTCGGACTAAGAGCATTTATTACAAATGACATATCATTTTATCGATTTCCTAAAAAACCAACCGATTATACAATTGATGACTCCGATTATATTCCGGAATATATTAATACCGACACAACATTAGTTACAACGGCATTAGGAGGTCAGATCTTTAAAAATCTGGGGAAAAACTTCTGGTGGAATGCCGGCTTAAAATTATATTTCCAGGGCTACAGAGCTGGTGATTCAGAAATAACAGGTGAAATGAATTCCAGTTTCAGGGTTTTAAAAGATACTGCAGGATTTTTTGCCAATGGTGGAATTTTCCTTACTGAACCTGAACTATTTGAAACCACGTATTATTCTAACCATTTGGAATGGAATAAAGATTTTGGAAAGAAAAAAACGATTCAGTTTAAAGGAGGAATACGTATCCCAACCAAACAATTGGAACTTAGCGCAGGTGGATATCTGATGAACAACTATATTTATTGGAATTCAGATGGAACACCAAATCAGAGCGACGGATTAATTCAGGTTTTTCATGGAAATGTTAAGAAGCTTTTTAAATTGGGTAATATCAGAATCGACAACGATCTGGCATTTCAATACAGCAGTAATGAAAACATTATACCATTACCTGCTATTGCTTTATATAACTCAACTTATTACCAAAACACCCTGTTTAAAGTATTGCATTTTCAAATAGGTTTTGATGTAAGATACTTTACCCAATATTATGCTCCATTTTACATGCCGGCTACAGGACAGTTTACTATTCAAAAAGAAGAAAAAGTTGGAGACTATCCTTGGGTGGATGCATTCCTGAATTTTCAGTTAAAAAGAGCACGTGTCTATATAAAATACGATCACGTAAATCAAGGCTATCCGAACAAACCCTTTTATACCACGTACAACTATCCGGGAAATCCACGTGTGATGAAGTTTGGCGTATCGTGGAATTTCTATGACTAA
- a CDS encoding transporter substrate-binding domain-containing protein produces the protein MRYSYILLLVIATLFAACNSGNKPTLFNHSEEEVDIDLDDIVKRGKIKVVTDYNSTNYFVYKGRPLGYQFELLKAMGNQLGLKLEITVSNNVEKNISDLLNGDIDLIATNFTVTRERGDKITFTEPHCVTRQVLVQQKYSKTNGSNPGVFNEIIRNQLDLAGKTIYVQENSSFVERLRNLSNEIGDSINVVEIPDYEVEQLIGLVANGEIPYTVCDENMARINLNFYDNLDIETAISFPQKIAWAVRPNSSDLLDVVNNWLINFKKTQQYQRIYRKYFINERSNHLVDAGFHSIRGGKVSIYDAIIKKESKKYDLDWRLIASLIYQESRFLPEIESWAGAKGLMQLMPETADYFGVKEITSPTDNIKGGLKFLTWLDGRLSKTVEDPDERIKFVLAAYNVGLGHVQDAMRLAEKNGKNPLIWENNVDYYLLNKSKPEFYNDPVVKYGYCRGEEPYHYVTDILERYNHYKNVIMD, from the coding sequence ATGCGATACAGCTATATATTATTACTGGTTATTGCCACTTTGTTTGCAGCGTGCAATTCAGGTAATAAGCCGACTCTATTCAACCACTCTGAAGAAGAAGTTGACATAGATCTTGACGACATTGTCAAGCGCGGAAAGATAAAAGTGGTAACCGATTATAATTCTACCAACTACTTTGTTTACAAAGGTCGTCCACTGGGATATCAGTTTGAGTTGCTAAAAGCCATGGGAAACCAGTTGGGCTTAAAGCTAGAAATTACAGTATCCAATAACGTAGAAAAAAACATTAGTGACCTGCTAAATGGCGACATCGACCTGATTGCCACCAACTTCACAGTCACTCGCGAAAGAGGAGATAAGATTACTTTTACCGAACCTCATTGTGTGACACGTCAGGTATTGGTTCAACAAAAATATTCTAAAACAAACGGATCAAATCCCGGAGTGTTTAATGAAATAATTCGCAACCAGCTTGATTTAGCTGGCAAAACCATTTATGTACAGGAAAACTCTTCGTTTGTTGAACGATTACGTAATTTAAGTAATGAAATCGGAGACAGCATCAATGTTGTAGAAATTCCTGATTATGAAGTAGAACAACTAATTGGTTTGGTTGCCAATGGTGAAATCCCCTACACTGTATGCGATGAGAACATGGCACGCATCAACTTAAATTTTTACGACAATCTGGATATTGAGACTGCCATCAGTTTTCCTCAAAAAATTGCCTGGGCTGTTCGTCCTAATTCAAGCGATCTATTGGATGTTGTCAATAACTGGCTTATCAACTTTAAGAAAACTCAGCAATATCAGCGCATTTATCGAAAATACTTTATCAACGAAAGATCTAATCATTTAGTAGATGCAGGATTCCATTCCATTAGAGGAGGAAAGGTATCTATTTATGACGCCATCATTAAAAAAGAAAGTAAAAAATACGATCTGGACTGGCGCCTGATTGCCTCACTCATCTATCAGGAATCAAGGTTCCTTCCAGAGATTGAAAGCTGGGCCGGAGCCAAAGGTCTAATGCAGCTTATGCCTGAAACAGCCGATTATTTTGGGGTTAAGGAAATAACTTCTCCAACCGATAATATTAAAGGTGGATTAAAGTTCTTAACCTGGTTGGATGGCAGATTAAGCAAAACGGTTGAAGATCCTGATGAAAGAATAAAATTTGTACTGGCAGCTTATAATGTAGGATTAGGTCATGTTCAGGATGCTATGCGTCTGGCTGAGAAAAACGGAAAGAACCCATTAATCTGGGAAAATAATGTAGATTATTATCTTTTAAATAAATCGAAGCCGGAGTTCTATAACGATCCAGTTGTAAAATACGGTTATTGCCGGGGAGAAGAACCTTATCACTATGTTACTGATATCCTTGAGCGTTATAATCACTATAAGAATGTAATAATGGATTAA
- a CDS encoding CoA pyrophosphatase: MSNQTQILLEAFRKPLPGKKAQSLMAPSVRFTGKVLPESNKARESSVLILLYMKEGNWYLPLMKRSVYKGAHSGQVSFPGGKTEDGDTCYFNTAIREAEEEIGIIGKDVSYVGELTSLYIPNSNFVVYPQVGVLPYSPVFKPDPREVDVLIEAPLSELVNPKNIKCFSRKINDVVVEAPFFSLNDFEIWGATAMILSEFLQVLKENQLNPLLHSYSDYNAQGYQ, translated from the coding sequence ATGAGTAATCAAACACAAATATTACTTGAGGCTTTTCGTAAACCTTTACCTGGCAAAAAGGCACAGTCGCTAATGGCGCCATCTGTTAGGTTTACCGGTAAGGTTCTTCCTGAGTCTAATAAAGCGAGGGAAAGTAGTGTGTTGATTTTATTGTATATGAAAGAAGGTAATTGGTATCTACCTTTGATGAAACGTTCAGTTTATAAAGGAGCTCACAGTGGACAGGTGAGTTTTCCTGGTGGCAAAACTGAAGATGGTGACACCTGTTATTTTAATACAGCAATAAGGGAAGCCGAAGAGGAAATTGGCATTATTGGAAAGGATGTTTCATATGTTGGTGAATTGACTTCACTTTATATCCCCAATTCCAATTTTGTTGTTTATCCTCAGGTAGGTGTATTGCCTTATTCGCCTGTTTTTAAGCCTGATCCACGTGAGGTGGATGTGTTGATTGAAGCTCCACTGTCTGAATTGGTTAACCCAAAAAATATTAAGTGCTTTTCACGAAAAATTAATGATGTAGTTGTTGAGGCTCCATTTTTTTCATTGAATGATTTTGAAATCTGGGGAGCCACAGCAATGATATTAAGTGAATTTCTTCAGGTATTGAAAGAAAATCAGCTTAATCCATTATTACATTCTTATAGTGATTATAACGCTCAAGGATATCAGTAA
- a CDS encoding FtsX-like permease family protein: MNFELFVARKIKSGGITGKKLSGPVIKVATLGVILGMVVMILSLSIGLGFKREVRQKIIGFGSHLQVISYDYNNSYESNPITNDSVLASELNAIDGVNQVQVFATKPGLIKTKEAIQGIILKGVGTDFDWSFMEEVCVEGHIPDFKDSIRSDEIYISEEISKMLRLKVGDPLRMYFVQDQVRMRKFTVCGIYNSHFPEFDKVFALVDIRHIQKLNNWDENKISGYEIIIDDFNNIDEIHQEVYYVTSSKIEEDGTMLRAKSIKQVQPQIFTWLDMLDMNLLVILVLILLVAGFNMVSGLLILIIERTNMIGIFKALGAENWSLRKVFLYLAIYIVGKGLIWGNLIGVGIALLQKYTHLIKLDATNYYLETVPIYLQASHLVMLNVGVGIITLLMLLGPSYLVARILPVKAIRFN; this comes from the coding sequence TTGAATTTCGAATTATTTGTAGCACGTAAAATAAAGTCAGGAGGAATTACCGGGAAGAAACTTTCGGGACCGGTAATTAAGGTTGCCACTTTGGGAGTGATACTCGGAATGGTTGTAATGATATTGTCCCTTTCGATAGGTTTGGGATTTAAACGTGAAGTTCGTCAGAAAATAATTGGATTCGGTTCTCATCTGCAGGTGATAAGTTATGATTACAATAATTCCTATGAAAGTAATCCAATCACCAATGATAGTGTTCTGGCATCTGAGCTTAATGCAATAGATGGTGTTAACCAGGTTCAGGTATTTGCTACAAAGCCGGGTCTTATAAAAACAAAAGAAGCCATTCAAGGTATAATATTGAAAGGCGTCGGGACTGATTTTGACTGGAGCTTTATGGAAGAAGTTTGTGTGGAGGGGCATATTCCAGATTTTAAAGATTCAATCCGTTCTGATGAAATCTATATCTCAGAGGAGATTTCCAAAATGTTACGACTAAAAGTAGGAGATCCGTTGAGAATGTATTTTGTACAGGATCAGGTTCGAATGAGGAAATTTACGGTATGCGGTATTTATAATTCGCATTTTCCTGAGTTTGATAAGGTTTTTGCCCTGGTTGATATTCGCCATATTCAGAAGTTGAATAATTGGGATGAAAATAAAATTTCGGGTTATGAAATCATTATTGATGATTTTAATAATATTGATGAAATTCATCAGGAAGTATACTATGTAACCAGTTCAAAAATAGAGGAGGATGGAACCATGTTGCGAGCTAAATCAATCAAGCAGGTTCAGCCACAAATTTTTACATGGCTCGATATGCTGGATATGAATCTCCTTGTAATATTAGTTCTGATCTTACTGGTTGCCGGCTTTAATATGGTAAGTGGTTTGCTGATTCTGATAATTGAACGAACCAATATGATTGGGATATTTAAAGCTTTGGGTGCCGAAAATTGGAGCCTTCGTAAAGTCTTTCTTTATCTTGCCATTTATATTGTAGGAAAAGGCCTGATATGGGGTAATCTCATTGGTGTTGGTATAGCCTTATTACAGAAATATACTCATCTAATAAAATTAGATGCAACAAATTACTATCTCGAAACGGTTCCTATCTATCTTCAGGCAAGTCATCTGGTAATGCTGAATGTTGGAGTTGGTATCATAACCTTACTCATGCTTTTAGGACCATCTTATCTGGTAGCACGTATATTGCCGGTTAAAGCGATTCGGTTTAATTAA